A stretch of the Tachysurus fulvidraco isolate hzauxx_2018 chromosome 18, HZAU_PFXX_2.0, whole genome shotgun sequence genome encodes the following:
- the actr2a gene encoding actin-related protein 2-A — MDSQGRKVVVCDNGTGFVKCGYAGSNFPEHIFPALVGRPIIRSTAKVGNIEIKDLMVGDEASELRSMLEVNYPMENGIVRNWDDMKHLWDYTFGPEKLNIDSRNCKILLTEPPMNPTKNREKIIEVMFETYQFAGVYIAIQAVLTLYAQGLLTGVVVDSGDGVTHICPVYEGFSLPHLTRRLDIAGRDITRYLIKLLLLRGYAFNHSADFETVRMMKEKLCYVGYNIEQEQKLALETTVLVESYTLPDGRVIKVGGERFEAPEALFQPHLINVEGVGVAELLFNTIQAADIDTRAEFYKHIVLSGGSTMYPGLPSRLERELKQLYLERVLKGDVDKLSKFKIRIEDPPRRKHMVFLGGAVLADIMKDKDNFWLTREEYQEKGMRVLEKLGVTVR, encoded by the exons ATGGACAGTCAGGGGAGGAAAGTGGTGGTGTGTGATAACGGCACCGGG TTTGTCAAGTGTGGATATGCCGGCTCAAATTTCCCTGAGCACATCTTCCCCGCGCTGGTGGGGCGACCCATCATCCGCTCCACAGCCAAAGTGGGCAACATCGAGATCAAG GACCTGATGGTGGGGGACGAAGCAAGTGAGCTGCGCTCCATGCTGGAGGTCAACTACCCGATGGAGAACGGCATTGTGCGCAACTGGGATGACATGAAGCACCTGTGGGACTACACCTTCGGCCCAGAGAAGCTTAACATCGACTCGCGCAACTGCAAGATCCTGCTCACGGAGCCCCCAATGAACCCCACCAAGAACCGAGAGAAGATCATTGAG GTGATGTTCGAGACGTACCAGTTCGCTGGCGTTTACATCGCCATCCAGGCTGTGCTCACACTATACGCTCAAG gCCTGCTCACTGGTGTGGTTGTAGACTCTGGTGATGGTGTGACTCACATCTGTCCCGTTTACGAGGGCTTCTCTCTGCCGCATCTTACACGACGACTGGACATTGCTGGCCGAGACATCACACGCTACCTCATCaag ctgctGTTGCTAAGAGGTTACGCCTTCAACCACTCGGCTGACTTTGAGAcagtgaggatgatgaaggagaagctgTGCTACGTGGGATACAACATCGAACAGGAGCAGAAACTTGCTCTGGAGACTACCGTGCTGGTCGAGTCCTACACt ctgcCAGACGGCAGGGTAATAAAGGTTGGAGGTGAGCGTTTCGAGGCTCCCGAGGCGCTCTTCCAGCCACACCTGATTAACGTGGAGGGGGTGGGCGTGGCTGAGCTGCTCTTCAACACCATCCAAGCAGCCGACATTGACACAAG GGCTGAGTTCTATAAGCATATTGTGTTGTCCGGCGGTTCGACGATGTATCCTGGTCTTCCATCCCGTCTGGAGCGCGAGCTCAAGCAACTTTACCTGGAGAGAGTGCTCAAAGGAGATGTGGACAAGCTCTCc AAGTTTAAGATCCGTATCGAGGATCCCCCTCGCCGTAAGCACATGGTGTTTCTGGGCGGAGCCGTGCTCGCTGACATCATGAAAGATAAAGATAATTTCTGGCTGACCAGAGAAGAGTATCAGGAGAAGGGCATGCGTGTGTTGGAGAAACTCGGCGTGACCGTCagataa
- the atg4da gene encoding cysteine protease atg4da, whose translation MNSVTPSGAQYARGGALHGDLVDGRRQVLDTRGHFGNGSLADGAGEPDEVDKLKLRLMSAWNNVKYGWSVKSKTVFNKTSPLFLMGQSYVLNTEEEVERFRLAFSSRVWLTYRKEFAQLEGSNLTSDCGWGCMLRSGQMLLAQGLMLHLLPRHWRWPDCPQLADVDFEVLRPSSPSRPSGISIPSFSSKWSTSASEKRPSSEVPSEVSKPAEPRRDARTESLHRRLVSWFADEPMSPFGVHRLVELGRESGKKAGDWYGPSLVAHILRKAVDKSSELDDLVVYVAQDCTVYKGDVMRLCDSGSSGWKSVIVLVPVRLGGDSLNPAYTECVKNLLKLDCCIGIIGGKPKHSLFFVGFHDEQLLYLDPHYCQMVVDVTQGDFPLESYHCNSPRKMNFSRMDPSCTLGFYAHSKKDLECLWSAVSEALSASKDRYPIFTFAEGRGQDYSLEGYSGGSSEPSAHIMLRGTVNRSSAEGFVFL comes from the exons ATGAACTCCGTAACGCCCAGCGGCGCCCAGTACGCGAGGGGTGGAGCTCTTCACGGCGACCTTGTGGATGGGAGGAGACAGGTCCTGGATACGAGGGGGCATTTCGGGAACGGGTCGCTTGCTGACGGGGCAGGAGAGCCCGATGAGGTGGATAAGCTGAAACTGAGGCTGATGTCGGCGTGGAACAATGTTAAATACG GCTGGTCGGTAAAGAGCAAAACCGTTTTTAACAAAACGTCACCGCTGTTCCTGATGGGACAGTCCTACGTACTCAACACTGAAG AGGAAGTGGAGCGTTTCCGGCTGGCATTCAGCTCACGCGTGTGGCTCACCTACAGGAAGGAGTTTGCTCAACTGGAGGGCTCGAACCTGACGTCGGACTGCGGCTGGGGCTGCATGCTGCGCAGCGGACAGATGCTGCTCGCTCAGGGGCTCATGCTCCATCTTCTGCCTCGAC ACTGGAGATGGCCGGACTGTCCTCAGCTGGCCGATGTGGATTTCGAGGTGCTGAGACCTTCCTCTCCGTCTCGCCCCAGCGGTATCTCAATCCCCTCCTTCAGCTCTAAGTGGAGCACGTCGGCGTCCGAGAAACGTCCGTCCTCAGAGGTCCCGAGCGAGGTCTCGAAACCCGCCGAGCCGAGACGTGACGCGCGGACCGAAAGCCTCCACCGCAGGCTGGTGTCCTGGTTCGCTGACGAGCCGATGTCGCCCTTCGGGGTTCACCGGCTGGTCGAGCTGGGCAGGGAGTCAGGAAAGAAGGCTGGAGACTGGTACGGACCCTCACTCGTCGCACACATCCTGCG GAAAGCTGTGGACAAGAGCTCAGAGTTGGACGATCTGGTCGTATACGTGGCTCAGGACTGCACAG tgtataaAGGGGACGTGATGCGGCTGTGTGACTCCGGGAGCTCCGGATGGAAGTCCGTCATCGTTCTGGTCCCGGTGCGTCTGGGAGGCGATTCACTAAACCCCGCCTACACCGAATGTGTCAAG AATCTTCTGAAGTTGGACTGCTGTATCGGGATCATCGGCGGGAAACCCAAACACTCGTTGTTTTTCGTCGGCTTTCACG ATGAGCAGCTGCTGTATTTAGACCCACACTACTGTCAGATGGTGGTAGACGTCACACAAGGAGATTTCCCGCTGGAG tcctaTCACTGTAACTCTCCGAGGAAGATGAACTTCAGTCGCATGGATCCGAGCTGCACTCTGGGTTTTTATGCTCACAGTAAGAAGGATTTGGAGTGTTTGTGGTCAGCTGTTAGTGAG GCTTTGTCTGCATCTAAGGATCGTTACCCAATCTTCACGTTTGCGGAGGGCAGAGGGCAGGACTACAGTCTGGAGGGGTACAGCGGAGGCAGCTCTGAGCCCAGTGCCCACATCATGCTCCGTGGCACCGTGAACAGAAGTAGTGCTGAGggatttgtgtttctgtga